One Juglans microcarpa x Juglans regia isolate MS1-56 unplaced genomic scaffold, Jm3101_v1.0 JmScfU0026, whole genome shotgun sequence genomic window carries:
- the LOC121245466 gene encoding uncharacterized protein LOC121245466, translating to MKGVFRFGKKGKLSPRYVGPYEIMEKVGAVAYRLDLPTELQEIHNVFHVSSLKKSFEKQFPTVVDTRDISLQPNLTYEEVPIQITDWKDKELRNRKIPLVKVLWRNHDVEEATWEKEADMRSKYPYLFGM from the coding sequence ATGAAAGGAGTCTTTCGGTTtggaaagaaagggaagttaAGTCCAAGATACGTGGGACCATATGAGATTATGGAGAAAGTAGGAGCAGTCGCTTACAGGCTAGATCTTCCCACTGAATTGCAAGAAATCCACAATGTTTTCCATGTATCTTCTCTCAAGAAGAGTTTCGAAAAGCAATTCCCAACCGTTGTTGACACGAGGGATATTTCACTTCAGCCCAACCTAACCTATGAGGAAGTTCCAATTCAGATCACTGATTGGAAGGATAAGGAACTACGGAATCGTAAAATCCCCTTGGTTAAGGTTTTGTGGCGAAATCATGATGTTGAAGAGGCCACATGGGAAAAAGAAGCTGACATGAGAAGCAAATACCCTTATTTGTTTGGCATGTGA
- the LOC121245467 gene encoding uncharacterized protein LOC121245467 produces MKANKWLLDLDRTFKISDCTEEQKLQNAKHLLQGEVGIWWDTKRQLLITELGNITILTWERFKEEFDNRFVPNSMKTQKAQEFATLVQGNLTVEQYAMKFMELGRFAPHLIAIEKIQAQKFQAGLNPRIRSYNVLGGKNIPNKRPNQSPPTQARVYAITLGDISEEIPEDEETNVITGGMVKATPSLISALQSRKCIANGAIAYLALIMESFRDDKEIRGIPVVEEYPKVFIDDLPGLPPDREIEFTIELEPTTTPVHKTPYLKNKYPLPRIDDLLDQLQAASVFSKIDLRSGYHQLKIKEKDIPKTAFRTRYRHHEEFVMSFGLTNAPAAFMDMMNRVFRPNLDSFVVVLIDDILIYSSSEEDHKQYLRLPFVCQIQ; encoded by the exons ATGAAGGCTAACAAGTGGCTATTAGATCTCGACAGGACCTTCAAGATCAGCGATTGTACTGAGGAACAGAAGTTACAGAATGCAAAGCACCTGCTGCAGGGTGAAGTTGGAATTTGGTGGGACACCAAGAGACAACTTCTAATTACAGAATTGGGAAATATCACCATTTTGACCTGGGAGAGGTTTAAGGAGGAATTTGACAATCGTTTCGTCCCAAATTCAATGAAGACTCAAAAGGCCCAGGAGTTTGCCACGTTAGTACAAGGCAATCTCACTGTTGAGCAGTATGCTATGAAGTTTATGGAGTTGGGAAGGTTTGCCCCACACTTGATTGCTATTGAGAAAATACAAGCCCAGAAGTTTCAAGCAGGGCTGAATCCTAGAATTCGCAGTTAT AATGTTCTAGGAGGAAAAAACATTCCTAACAAACGGCCCAATCAGAGCCCACCTACTCAAGCCCGTGTTTATGCCATCACCCTTGGTGATATCAGCGAGGAAATCCCTGAGGACGAGGAAACAAACGTTATCACTG GAGGAATGGTGAAGGCTACCCCTTCTCTGATTTCAGCTTTGCAGTCAAGAAAGTGCATCGCTAATGGTGCCATAGCCTACTTAGCCCTCATAATGGAGAGTTTTCGTGATGATAAGGAGATACGAGGGATACCTGTAGTTGAGGAATACCCTAAGGTTTTCATTGACGATCTACCCGGACTACCCCCCGATAGAGAAATCGAGTTCACCATAGAACTAGAACCCACAACAACCCCTGTCCATAAAACCCCTTACC TGAAGAACAAGTACCCGTTACCACGTATCGATGACCTACTAGATCAATTGCAAGCAGCATCAGTGTTCTCTAAGATTGACTTAAGGTCTGGTTATCATCAACTCAAGATTAAGGAGAAGGATATCCCTAAGACGGCATTTCGAACCAGATACAGACATCACGAAGAATTCGTGATGTCCTTTGGTCTAACCAATGCCCCGGCCGCCttcatggatatgatgaacAGAGTATTCAGACCCAATCTGGATAGCTTTGTTGTTGTATTGATTGACGATATATTGATTTATTCAAGCAGCGAAGAAGATCACAAGCAGTATCTTCGTTTACCATTTGTATGCCAAATTCAGTAA